A genomic window from Tolypothrix sp. PCC 7910 includes:
- a CDS encoding CoA-binding protein yields MPNLKDDDNALREVLIQAKAIAVVGHSDKPNRISYQIAQFLQRAGYTVYPVNPLVTEIDGQPCYPSLSEIPASVDIVNIFRRAEYLPEIIEEAIAINAPTVWAQQGIWNQAAAQTALNAGLNVIMDACIKIEYLRLGVG; encoded by the coding sequence ATGCCAAACCTGAAAGATGATGATAACGCTCTGCGTGAAGTGTTAATTCAAGCAAAAGCGATCGCAGTCGTTGGTCATTCTGATAAACCTAATCGTATCAGTTATCAAATCGCCCAATTTTTGCAGCGCGCAGGTTACACAGTCTATCCCGTCAACCCATTAGTTACAGAAATTGATGGACAGCCTTGCTATCCTTCCCTCAGCGAAATTCCCGCGAGTGTAGATATTGTGAATATCTTTCGGCGTGCTGAGTATCTGCCAGAAATTATCGAAGAAGCGATCGCAATTAATGCCCCAACCGTTTGGGCACAACAAGGTATTTGGAACCAAGCAGCCGCCCAAACTGCCTTAAATGCTGGGCTGAATGTCATTATGGATGCCTGTATCAAAATTGAGTATTTGCGTTTGGGTGTTGGGTAA